One part of the Streptomyces nigra genome encodes these proteins:
- a CDS encoding MmcQ/YjbR family DNA-binding protein: MTPQELRALCLSFDAVVEDFPFNPQTSVFKVVGKLFALTDLDARPLTVNLKCDPEDAVRLRTEHPGLVVPGYHMNKRHWNTVTVDGGLPDRLVRELVEDSYDLVVAGLPRAERLRLDRP, translated from the coding sequence GTGACACCTCAGGAGCTGCGGGCGCTGTGCCTGTCGTTCGATGCCGTGGTGGAGGACTTCCCGTTCAACCCGCAGACATCCGTCTTCAAGGTGGTCGGCAAGCTCTTCGCGCTGACGGACCTGGACGCCCGGCCCCTGACGGTCAACCTGAAGTGCGACCCGGAGGACGCGGTGCGGCTGCGCACCGAGCACCCCGGCCTGGTCGTCCCCGGCTACCACATGAACAAGCGGCACTGGAACACGGTGACGGTGGACGGCGGGCTCCCGGACCGGCTGGTCCGGGAGCTCGTCGAGGACTCGTACGACCTGGTCGTGGCCGGTCTACCGCGTGCCGAGCGGCTCCGTCTCG
- a CDS encoding NAD-dependent epimerase/dehydratase family protein codes for MQTLVTGTTGQVGRRLVPRLLTQAGPGDRIRVLVRDAARGERFAELGAEVVVGDLRDEEALGKAVAGVDAVVNVAAAFRGVPDEEAWAVNGDAALALGRAARTAGVERFVQISTNNVYGAGRGRPLVEEDESRPGGHMWGAYPASKLEAERGLLAMEGLDVRIARLPFVYGEGDPHLENAMAWAPRWAPQQRLHMAHHADVGQALTRLLYTPGIAGRIYNVGDDAPVTTVELYQLSGLEVPAALYDNTDPDPWHNIVDTRRIRRELGFRPIYPSVWTARDAGAL; via the coding sequence ATGCAGACACTGGTGACGGGTACGACGGGACAGGTCGGCCGGCGGCTCGTGCCGCGGCTGCTGACGCAGGCCGGGCCGGGGGACCGGATCAGGGTCCTGGTCCGGGACGCGGCGCGCGGCGAGCGGTTCGCGGAGCTGGGCGCCGAGGTCGTCGTCGGCGACCTGCGGGACGAGGAGGCGCTCGGCAAGGCGGTCGCCGGCGTCGACGCGGTCGTCAATGTCGCGGCGGCCTTCCGCGGGGTCCCCGACGAGGAGGCGTGGGCGGTCAACGGGGACGCCGCCCTGGCGCTCGGCCGGGCCGCGCGGACGGCCGGGGTGGAGCGGTTCGTGCAGATCAGCACGAACAACGTGTACGGCGCCGGCCGCGGACGCCCGCTGGTCGAGGAGGACGAGAGCAGGCCCGGCGGGCACATGTGGGGCGCCTACCCGGCCTCCAAGCTGGAGGCCGAGCGGGGGCTGCTGGCGATGGAGGGCCTGGACGTGCGCATCGCCCGGCTCCCGTTCGTCTACGGCGAGGGCGACCCGCATCTGGAGAACGCCATGGCGTGGGCCCCGCGCTGGGCTCCGCAGCAGCGGCTGCACATGGCCCACCACGCGGACGTCGGCCAGGCCCTGACCCGCCTGCTGTACACGCCCGGGATCGCGGGCCGCATCTACAACGTCGGCGACGACGCCCCCGTCACCACCGTCGAGCTGTACCAGCTCAGCGGCCTGGAGGTGCCCGCCGCGCTGTACGACAACACCGACCCCGACCCCTGGCACAACATCGTGGACACCCGGCGCATCCGCCGCGAGCTCGGCTTCCGGCCGATCTACCCGAGCGTGTGGACCGCCCGGGACGCCGGGGCGCTGTGA
- a CDS encoding GH1 family beta-glucosidase, whose product MIRRMAIDERGATPSTPRFPDGFLWGVSTSAHQIEGAADTRGRSVWDAFTAEPGRVKDGSTAEVACDHFHRYREDVALLSGLGVDAYRFSISWPRVNSPQGLDFYDRLVDELCAAGVRPVPTLFHWDLPVELDWLERDTADRFAAYVSVVADRLGDRVGTWITLNEPAEHTLLGHALGTHAPGRRLLFDALPVAHHQLLAHGLAVQALRAAGATDVGIANSHGPTWPASQEQADLEAADFYDLLLNRLFADPLLLGRYPDGIDALLPGDVEADLKVIAQPLDFYGVNYYAPTRVGAPQGTEIEFGGVSMPAELPFSVRDIEGVPTTDFGWPVVPEGLTELLTGFRDRYGDRLPPFVITENGCSYEGVDDRERIAYLDGHVRALHRAVEAGVDVRGYFVWSLLDNFEWAEGYARRFGLVHVDFATQRRTPKASYRWFRELLRDQRQAGPRTG is encoded by the coding sequence ATGATCCGGCGCATGGCGATCGACGAGCGCGGCGCGACCCCATCGACACCCCGATTCCCGGACGGCTTCCTGTGGGGGGTGTCCACCTCCGCCCACCAGATCGAGGGCGCGGCGGACACCCGTGGGCGGTCCGTGTGGGACGCGTTCACGGCCGAGCCGGGGCGGGTGAAGGACGGGTCGACGGCCGAGGTGGCCTGCGACCACTTCCACCGCTACCGCGAGGACGTGGCGCTGCTCTCCGGTCTCGGCGTGGACGCGTACCGGTTCTCCATCTCCTGGCCGCGGGTGAACTCCCCGCAGGGGCTGGACTTCTACGACCGTCTGGTGGACGAGCTGTGCGCGGCGGGCGTGCGCCCGGTGCCGACACTCTTCCACTGGGACCTGCCGGTCGAACTGGACTGGCTGGAGCGGGACACGGCCGACCGGTTCGCCGCGTACGTGTCCGTGGTCGCGGACCGCCTCGGCGACCGGGTCGGCACGTGGATCACCCTCAACGAACCGGCCGAGCACACGCTGCTGGGCCACGCCCTGGGCACCCACGCGCCCGGCCGGCGACTCCTGTTCGACGCCCTGCCGGTCGCCCACCACCAGTTGCTGGCCCACGGGCTCGCCGTGCAGGCGCTGCGCGCGGCCGGCGCGACGGATGTCGGGATCGCCAACTCCCACGGGCCGACCTGGCCGGCCTCCCAGGAGCAGGCCGACCTGGAGGCGGCCGACTTCTACGACCTGCTGCTGAACCGGCTGTTCGCCGACCCGCTGCTGCTCGGCCGCTACCCCGACGGCATCGACGCGCTTCTGCCGGGAGACGTCGAGGCCGACCTGAAGGTCATCGCGCAGCCGCTCGACTTCTACGGCGTCAACTACTACGCGCCGACCCGGGTGGGGGCGCCGCAGGGCACGGAGATCGAGTTCGGCGGGGTCAGCATGCCCGCCGAACTGCCCTTCTCCGTACGGGACATCGAGGGCGTCCCGACGACCGACTTCGGCTGGCCGGTGGTGCCGGAAGGTCTGACCGAACTCCTCACCGGCTTCCGGGACCGCTACGGCGACCGTCTCCCGCCGTTCGTCATCACCGAGAACGGCTGCTCCTACGAGGGCGTCGACGACCGGGAGCGCATCGCCTATCTGGACGGCCATGTCCGCGCGCTGCACCGGGCGGTGGAGGCGGGCGTGGACGTGCGCGGCTACTTCGTCTGGTCGCTGCTGGACAACTTCGAGTGGGCGGAGGGCTACGCGCGCCGCTTCGGGCTGGTGCACGTCGACTTCGCCACGCAGCGGCGCACGCCGAAGGCCTCCTACCGCTGGTTCCGCGAGCTGCTGCGGGACCAGCGGCAGGCGGGGCCCCGGACCGGCTGA
- the ybeY gene encoding rRNA maturation RNase YbeY, protein MSIDVNNESGTEVDEQAILDIARYALGRMRIHPLSELSVIVVDAAAMEQLHIQWMDLPGPTDVMSFPMDELRPPSKDDDEPPQGLLGDIVLCPEVAAKQGAEAPTQHSMDEELQLLTVHGVLHLLGYDHEEPDEKAEMFGLQAAIVDGWRAEKGLTGPSPAPTVS, encoded by the coding sequence ATGTCGATCGACGTCAACAACGAGTCCGGTACCGAGGTCGACGAGCAGGCGATCCTCGACATCGCCCGCTACGCCCTGGGGCGGATGCGCATCCACCCGCTGTCCGAGCTCTCGGTGATCGTGGTGGACGCCGCCGCCATGGAGCAGCTGCACATCCAGTGGATGGACCTGCCCGGGCCCACCGATGTCATGTCGTTCCCCATGGACGAGCTGCGGCCGCCCTCCAAGGACGACGACGAGCCCCCGCAGGGTCTGCTCGGGGACATCGTGCTGTGCCCGGAGGTCGCCGCCAAGCAGGGCGCCGAGGCCCCGACGCAGCACAGCATGGACGAGGAGCTGCAGCTGCTCACCGTCCACGGTGTGCTGCACCTCCTCGGCTACGACCACGAGGAGCCCGACGAGAAGGCCGAGATGTTCGGTCTGCAGGCGGCCATCGTGGACGGCTGGCGTGCGGAGAAGGGGCTCACCGGTCCCTCCCCCGCCCCGACCGTGTCATGA
- a CDS encoding helix-turn-helix transcriptional regulator, which produces MNRAELADFLRRGRARLAPSDVGLTPGARRRTPGLRREEVAQLAGMSVDYYTRLEQSRGPRPSRQMLTALARALRLTEDERDHLFHLSGEEPPRRETASAHVRPGLLLILDRLYDSPAQVVTDCGEMLAQNAMARALSGDVMSRPRRERNLTRGFFLDPAARTLFPPEDHEEIARAQVANLRAVAAARPDDPEPAGLVAELRAGSEEFARLWDAHEVARRDQATKRFLHPLVGLLELDCEVMVSHRQRHLLVVHSARPGTDAHERLQLLRVVGLQDMSTRG; this is translated from the coding sequence GTGAACCGAGCCGAACTCGCCGACTTCCTGCGCCGCGGCCGCGCCCGGCTGGCCCCGTCGGACGTGGGTCTCACCCCCGGGGCGCGGCGCCGTACGCCGGGCCTGCGCCGGGAGGAGGTGGCGCAGCTGGCCGGGATGTCCGTGGACTACTACACGCGTCTGGAGCAGTCCCGTGGCCCGCGCCCCTCGCGGCAGATGCTGACCGCGCTGGCCCGTGCGCTGCGCCTGACGGAGGACGAGCGCGACCACCTCTTCCATCTGTCCGGCGAGGAGCCGCCGCGGCGCGAGACGGCGTCGGCACACGTACGCCCCGGGCTGCTGCTGATCCTGGACCGGCTGTACGACTCACCGGCGCAGGTGGTGACCGACTGCGGCGAGATGCTGGCGCAGAACGCGATGGCCCGGGCGCTGTCCGGGGACGTGATGTCCCGCCCGCGGCGGGAGCGCAATCTGACCCGGGGCTTCTTCCTCGACCCGGCCGCGCGCACCCTCTTCCCGCCGGAGGACCACGAGGAGATCGCGCGGGCGCAGGTGGCCAATCTGCGCGCGGTGGCCGCGGCCCGCCCCGACGACCCGGAGCCGGCCGGTCTGGTCGCCGAACTGCGCGCGGGCAGCGAGGAGTTCGCCCGGCTGTGGGACGCGCACGAGGTGGCCCGGCGCGACCAGGCGACCAAGCGCTTCCTGCACCCGCTGGTGGGGCTGCTGGAGCTGGACTGCGAGGTCATGGTCAGCCATCGGCAGCGGCACCTCCTGGTCGTGCACTCCGCCCGGCCCGGCACGGACGCCCATGAGCGCCTGCAGCTGCTGCGGGTGGTGGGCCTCCAGGACATGTCGACCCGCGGATAG
- the era gene encoding GTPase Era — MGGMSVRSKSSEPSASSEAPHRAGFACFVGRPNAGKSTLTNALVGQKVAITANQPQTTRHTVRGIVHRPDAQLILVDTPGLHKPRTLLGERLNDVVRTTWAEVDVIGFCLPANEKLGPGDRFIAKELASIKKTPKIAIVTKTDLVDGKTLAEQLIAIDQLGKELGFEWAEIVPVSAVAGDQVELLADLIVPLLPEGPALYPDGELTDEPEQVMIAELIREAALEGVRDELPHSIAVVVEEMLPREDRPADKPLLDIHAFVYIERPSQKGIIIGPKGKRLKEVGIKSRKQIEALLGTPVFLDLHVKVAKDWQRDPRQLRKLGF, encoded by the coding sequence ATGGGCGGCATGAGCGTTCGCAGCAAGTCATCCGAGCCGTCGGCGTCGTCCGAGGCCCCCCACCGCGCGGGCTTCGCCTGCTTCGTGGGCCGCCCCAACGCGGGCAAGTCCACGCTGACGAATGCTCTGGTCGGCCAGAAGGTGGCGATCACCGCGAACCAGCCGCAGACCACGCGGCACACCGTGCGCGGCATCGTGCACCGGCCGGACGCGCAGCTGATCCTGGTCGACACCCCGGGTCTGCACAAGCCGCGCACCCTGCTGGGCGAGCGGCTGAACGACGTGGTCCGCACCACCTGGGCCGAGGTCGACGTGATCGGCTTCTGCCTGCCGGCGAACGAGAAGCTCGGTCCCGGTGACCGCTTCATCGCCAAGGAGCTGGCGTCGATCAAGAAGACGCCGAAGATCGCGATCGTCACGAAGACCGACCTGGTGGACGGCAAGACGCTCGCCGAGCAGCTCATCGCGATCGACCAGCTCGGCAAGGAGCTGGGCTTCGAGTGGGCGGAGATCGTGCCGGTGTCGGCGGTCGCCGGCGATCAGGTCGAGCTGCTGGCCGACCTGATCGTCCCGCTGCTGCCGGAGGGCCCCGCGCTCTACCCGGACGGCGAGCTCACCGACGAGCCCGAGCAGGTCATGATCGCGGAGCTGATCCGCGAGGCCGCGCTGGAGGGTGTCCGCGACGAGCTGCCGCACTCCATCGCCGTCGTCGTGGAGGAGATGCTGCCCCGCGAGGACCGGCCCGCCGACAAGCCGCTGCTGGACATCCACGCCTTCGTCTACATCGAGCGCCCCAGCCAGAAGGGCATCATCATCGGCCCCAAGGGCAAGCGCCTGAAGGAGGTCGGCATCAAGTCCCGCAAGCAGATCGAGGCCCTGCTGGGCACGCCGGTCTTCCTGGACCTGCACGTCAAGGTGGCCAAGGACTGGCAGCGCGACCCCCGCCAGCTGCGCAAGCTGGGGTTCTGA
- a CDS encoding PhoH family protein: MTQTPTAHTPAQGQARAHFTVPAQHPMVTVLGSGDSLLRVVEKAFPAADIHVRGNEISAVGDAAEVALIQRLFDEMMLVLRTGQPMTEDAVERSIAMLRASDNGEGDGQETPAEVLTQNILSSRGRTIRPKTLNQKRYVDAIDKHTIVFGIGPAGTGKTYLAMAKAVQALQSKQVNRIILTRPAVEAGERLGFLPGTLYEKIDPYLRPLYDALHDMLDPDSIPRLMAAGTIEVAPLAYMRGRTLNDAFIILDEAQNTSPEQMKMFLTRLGFDSKIVITGDVTQVDLPDGTKSGLRQVQDILDGVDDVHFSRLSSQDVVRHKLVGRIVDAYEKYDTTHGTQNGTHKGPGRGKSGHKGK, translated from the coding sequence ATGACTCAGACACCCACAGCTCACACACCCGCGCAGGGGCAGGCGAGAGCACATTTCACCGTCCCCGCCCAGCACCCCATGGTGACCGTGCTGGGGTCCGGCGACTCCCTGTTGCGCGTGGTCGAGAAGGCCTTCCCGGCGGCCGACATCCATGTCCGGGGCAACGAGATCAGCGCGGTCGGCGACGCCGCGGAGGTCGCCCTCATCCAGCGCCTGTTCGACGAGATGATGCTGGTGCTCCGCACCGGGCAGCCGATGACGGAGGACGCAGTGGAACGCTCGATCGCCATGCTCAGGGCGAGTGACAACGGCGAGGGCGACGGCCAGGAGACCCCGGCCGAGGTGCTCACGCAGAACATCCTCTCCTCGCGCGGCCGCACCATCCGCCCCAAGACGCTCAACCAGAAGCGGTACGTCGACGCCATAGACAAGCACACGATCGTCTTCGGCATCGGCCCCGCCGGTACGGGCAAGACCTATCTGGCCATGGCCAAGGCGGTGCAGGCCCTGCAGTCCAAGCAGGTCAACCGCATCATCCTGACCCGGCCCGCGGTCGAGGCCGGCGAGCGGCTGGGCTTCCTGCCGGGCACGCTGTACGAGAAGATCGACCCCTATCTGCGCCCGCTGTACGACGCGCTGCACGACATGCTCGACCCGGACTCGATCCCGCGGCTCATGGCGGCCGGGACGATCGAGGTCGCGCCGCTCGCCTACATGCGTGGCCGCACCCTGAACGACGCCTTCATCATCCTGGACGAGGCCCAGAACACGAGCCCCGAACAGATGAAGATGTTCCTCACCCGCCTCGGTTTCGACTCGAAGATCGTCATCACCGGTGACGTCACCCAGGTCGACCTCCCGGACGGCACGAAGTCCGGTCTGCGGCAGGTGCAGGACATCCTCGACGGCGTCGACGACGTCCACTTCTCGCGTCTGTCGTCGCAGGATGTCGTCCGGCACAAGCTGGTCGGCCGTATCGTCGACGCGTACGAGAAGTACGACACCACGCACGGCACCCAGAACGGCACCCACAAGGGTCCGGGCCGGGGCAAGTCCGGGCACAAGGGGAAGTAG
- a CDS encoding P-II family nitrogen regulator → MKLITAVVKPYRLDEVKEALRQLGVHGLTVTEASGHGRQRGHTEVYRGAEYQVDLVPKVRLEAVVEDAVADDAVEAVVKAAHTGKIGDGKVWVLPVETVVRVRTGERGPDAL, encoded by the coding sequence ATGAAGCTGATCACCGCGGTCGTCAAGCCGTACCGGCTCGACGAGGTCAAGGAAGCCCTCCGGCAGCTCGGTGTGCACGGTCTCACCGTGACGGAGGCGAGCGGCCACGGCCGGCAGCGCGGGCACACCGAGGTGTACCGGGGCGCCGAGTACCAGGTCGACCTGGTGCCCAAGGTGCGTCTCGAGGCGGTCGTCGAGGACGCGGTGGCCGACGACGCCGTGGAGGCCGTCGTGAAGGCCGCGCACACGGGGAAGATCGGCGACGGCAAGGTCTGGGTGCTGCCCGTGGAGACGGTCGTGCGCGTCCGCACGGGAGAGCGCGGCCCCGACGCGCTGTAG
- a CDS encoding hemolysin family protein — MSPALVAGAIALVVVAWLAACAEAGLARVSRFRADEAVRSGRRGSAKLAQVAADPTRYLNVALLVRVACEMAAAAIVTYACLQEFPGTTQALLVAIGVMVLVSYVAVGVSPRTIGRQHPLNTATVAAYVLLPLARIMGPIPSLLILVGNALTPGKGFRRGPFASEAELRALVDLAEAESLIEAEERRMVHSVFELGDTLVREVMVPRTDLVVIERYKTIRQALTLALRSGFSRIPVVGESEDDVVGIVYLKDLARKTHISRDAESELVSTAMRPAVFVPDTKNAGDLLREMQKERNHVAVVIDEYGGTAGIVTIEDILEEIVGEITDEYDRELPPVEVLGEDRYRVTARLDITDLGELYDLDEYDDEDVETVGGLLAKALGRVPIAGASSTVELPDGRELRLTAEAAAGRRNKIVTVLVEPVGPVAPPAEEAGRE, encoded by the coding sequence ATGAGTCCGGCTCTCGTCGCCGGCGCGATCGCCCTGGTCGTCGTCGCCTGGCTCGCCGCCTGCGCGGAGGCGGGCCTGGCGCGTGTCTCCCGGTTCCGTGCCGACGAGGCCGTGCGGAGCGGGCGGCGGGGCAGCGCGAAGCTGGCGCAGGTCGCCGCCGACCCGACGCGGTATCTCAATGTGGCGCTGCTGGTCCGCGTCGCCTGCGAGATGGCCGCGGCGGCCATCGTCACGTACGCCTGCCTCCAGGAGTTCCCGGGCACGACGCAGGCCCTGCTGGTCGCGATCGGCGTCATGGTCCTCGTGTCGTACGTCGCCGTCGGGGTCTCGCCACGCACCATCGGCCGGCAGCATCCGCTGAACACGGCGACGGTGGCGGCGTACGTGCTGCTGCCGCTCGCGCGGATCATGGGCCCGATCCCGTCGCTGCTGATCCTCGTCGGCAACGCCCTCACACCCGGCAAGGGCTTCCGCCGGGGCCCCTTCGCCTCCGAGGCGGAGCTGCGCGCGCTGGTCGACCTGGCGGAGGCGGAGTCGCTGATCGAGGCCGAGGAGCGCCGGATGGTGCACTCGGTGTTCGAGCTCGGCGACACCCTGGTGCGCGAGGTGATGGTCCCGCGCACGGACCTGGTGGTGATCGAGCGGTACAAGACGATCCGCCAGGCCCTCACGCTCGCCCTGCGCTCCGGGTTCTCCCGGATCCCGGTCGTCGGGGAGAGCGAGGACGACGTGGTCGGGATCGTCTATCTGAAGGATCTGGCCCGCAAGACGCACATCTCGCGGGACGCGGAGAGCGAGCTGGTGTCCACGGCGATGCGCCCGGCGGTCTTCGTGCCGGACACCAAGAACGCCGGTGATCTGCTGCGCGAGATGCAGAAGGAGCGCAATCACGTCGCCGTCGTGATCGACGAGTACGGCGGCACCGCCGGCATCGTCACCATCGAGGACATCCTCGAGGAGATCGTCGGCGAGATCACCGACGAGTACGACCGCGAACTGCCGCCGGTGGAGGTGCTCGGCGAGGACCGCTACCGGGTGACGGCCCGCCTGGACATCACCGATCTGGGCGAGCTGTACGACCTCGACGAGTACGACGACGAGGACGTGGAGACGGTCGGCGGGCTGCTCGCGAAGGCGCTGGGCCGGGTCCCGATCGCCGGGGCGTCGTCGACGGTGGAGCTGCCCGACGGGCGCGAGCTGCGGCTGACGGCGGAGGCGGCGGCCGGCCGGCGGAACAAGATCGTGACGGTGCTGGTGGAGCCGGTGGGCCCGGTGGCGCCCCCTGCGGAGGAGGCGGGCCGGGAGTGA